CAGAACCTCCATCTGATTCTGGGCGAAGCGGGCCGCTTCGGTCGCGTTCCGACCGTGGCGGCCGCCCTTCATGGCCTGGATCTGCATCGTCAACATCACGAGCAACCCGCCGGCCAGGATCGTCAGGGCCATCATCACCTCGACCATCGACAAGCCGGCCAGCGTGCGGCGCTCGTGCTTCAGTTCGTCCATGTGGCACTCCCCCGCTCGAAGCTGTGGATTCGCGTGGCACCGAGCGGTGAGATCACGACAGAGAAATCACGCGCCTGAGCTGCGGTGGTGGTATTCGTCGTCAGGTAGAAGCCGCCGGTTCCGGTTCCGACGTTCCCCTGGTTGCAGACGTTGTCGGGAAGCACAGGCACACCGTCGGGCCGCATCAGCACGAGCGGTGCGGTGCCGGCCCCGATGAAGGGGTACGTCGTTCCGGCCGCCATATTGGCAGGCGTCGAGCCCTGATCGGTCGGTACGGGAGCGGCGGCCCAGGTTGCACCCCATGCCAGGCTGGTTGCGACCGCCGTGTCTTCCGGGAAATTGACCTGGGTCTCGCCAGCGTCGATGCAGCAGTTCTGGGTGACGTTGTCGAGAAAGACGATGATCGGCTGGTTCGCCGGAAGCACCGTCCCGCAGAGATCGCGGTTCCGCGGCGCGCCAATGTTCACGTACACGCCGTACACGGATTCTTCCTGGATGGCATGGGTACGCGCCAATTCGAAGGCCCCAGCGATCTGTCGCGCCATGAACTTCGTCTTGTTGTTCTGCTGGGTCTGGCGCCAACTCGTCACGCCCATCGAAATGACGACGGCCGCGATGCCCATGACGAGGAGCAGCTCGAGCATGGTGAAACCGGCCTCGCGCCGATTCATACGAAGATCACCTCGTCGTCGAATCACCTGTTGACTCCTCTCGCCTGGGGGCACACGCCAAGCGTCACGCAAGCGTCATGCCGAAGGAGGAAATCGGCCAAGCCGCGGTTCTTCTTGAGCTTTCGGTAGGTGGAAGGCCGGGGAAGAAGCGTCCAGGCTGCGCAGCACCTTGCGGGGTCCGCAATCGTCTTCACACCCGCGGCGGCTCCCGAACTTCTCGCCCCTCTTCCCGTTCAACCACCGGCAACCGAAGCGCCATCGCGGTGGCGAAACCCTCCGGCGGCGTCACACACTCCACGACGCCTCCGAGTTCCTCGGCCAGCCGGGCGCTGTTGGCCAATCCCAGCCCGGTGCCTTCGCCCGGGGGCTTGGTCGTGTAGAACGGGTCGAAGATGCGCTCCCGGTCCTTCTCGGGAATTCCACAGCCGTCGTCGCAAACCAGGCACTCGACCGCATCCAGACGCGCTCGACCGAAGGCCCCCTCGATGCCCTCCTCCCCGCGAGCCACGAGGGGCGCCGGCCGCAGGAGCAGTTCGACACGTGCACCCTCGCGATCTCCAACTGCGTGCGCAGCGTTCAGGAGCAGGTTGAGAAGAATCTGGGTCACCGTCGAAGCGTCCGCCGAAACGAGCGGCAGCTCGCCCTCCTGGCTTTGCGAAAATGCGATGTGGTGGTGGCGTCTCCCGGCGGAGACCAGCACGAGGGTCTCTCGCGCGATCTCGGCGAATTCCATAGGCCGTGGTGTCGAACGCTGAGGCCTCGAAAAATCGAGGAGCTGACGGAGGATGATTCGAACCCGTTCCCCCTCGCTCCCAGCCCGGCGGAGGTGCTCCCGACTCCCCTCACCGAGGGCGGCATCTCGTGCCGCGAGATCGATGAATGCAAGCATGGCGCCGATCGGATTGCCAACCTCGTGCGCCACACCTGCCGCCAGACGCCCGACCGATGCCAGCCGCTCGGCCCGATCCAGGCCCTCCCGCGTTCGCCGAAGCTCGCGATTGGCACCGCGAAGATCGGTGATTGCCTTCTCCAACTCGCCGCTGCGCTCTTGTAAGGCCTCGGTCATCTCGTTCAGTGAGCGACCGACGGCGGCGACCTCCTGGGGGCCTTCTTCAGGCGCCCTCACCTCCTCCTCGCCCTGCCCGATTGCGACCGCGGCCCGGGCCACGTCCTCGAGGGGACGAATCAGTCGACGCCGGAGCAGCCAGCTTCCGAAAGCCGTGAAGATCGCGACGTTGACGAACCCCAACGTCGCAACCACCGTGAGCGGTGCGGAGCGCAGCTGAAACGAGGCATGTTCCGGGAGCCGGGCCATCGCAACCCCACCGTTGTCGAGCGGCGCGGCGAATCGGATCCGGCCACCAAGCCTTCCGAGTTGAAGAAGCGGTACACCTTCCGAACGAACCTGCTCCGCCAATGCCAGGGTCGTCTCGTCGATCTCTCCGGCGACCGGGCCACGGGTTCGCGCACGTCCGTCTGCTCCGAGCGACCACCATTCGGTCCCGGCAACCACAGCGTCGAAGGGCGCGGCCGGCCGTGCAGCCTCCGCAAGCAACGAGCGTCCGAGCACGCGCTCCAGACTGCCTTCGTGGTGGGTCACGAACACCGCCACCAGCACGATCGTCGCCAGGAGCATCACCAGCCCCAGGCTCAGCAGGACCTCGCTGCGCAAGCCCAGCGAAGAAGCCGTCGTCGGCCGGGCCGTCGCCATCACCTACGGTGAATCGTCGAGGCCCAGCTTCTCCAGGCGGTATCGGAAGGAACGGAAGGAGACGCCGAGCAACATCGCCGCCTTCTTCTTGACACCACCCGTCCGGCCCAACGCTTCACGAAGAAGTTCCCGTTCGACCTGGGCCAGCATGCCGTCCAGATCCCCACCCTCTTCCGGAAGCCGACTGCTGGCCTCCGGGGCGGAGCGGGGAGTGAGGATCGCAGGCGGAAGGACATCCGAATGGACCGTGCCCCCCTGGCTCAAGGCCACGGCCCTCTCGATCGTGTTCTCGAGTTCCCGCACGTTCCCGGGGAATGCGTAGTTCTGGATGAGCGCCATGGCATCGTCGCCGATGCGATCCACGGGCCGATCGAGTTCGAGGGCGAATTTCGCCACGAAGTGTTGAACCAGCAGCGGCACATCTTCCATGCGTTCCCGAAGAGGCGGCAAATGGACTTGAATGACGTTCAATCGATAGAAGAGGTCCTCACGGAAACGACCGGCGACCACCTCCTCTTGCAGATCCCGATTGGTGGCGGCCACGATCCGGACATCGACCGGCTCGTCCGTGCTATCGCCGACGCGTCGGACCTTCCTGTCCTGAATCACACGCAATAGCTTCACTTGAAGGGGCAGCGGGATTTCCCCGATTTCATCGAGGAAGATGGTTCCCTTCTCCGCGCTTTCGAAGAGACCCGCGCGGTTCTCGACGGCACCCGTGAACGCACCTTTGACATGGCCGAAAAGCTCGGATTCCAACAGGTTTTCGGGAATCGCACCGCAATTCACCGCGACGAACGGGTGTTCGCCCCGGTCACTCTGGTCGTGGATCGCCCGGGCGACGAGTTCCTTGCCCGTGCCACTCTCGCCGCTGATCAGGACATTCGTCTTGGTGGGCGCTACCTGGGCGACGAGCTGATAGACCTGCTGGATGGCATAGCTCGTCCCGACCATCGTGCGCGGGCGTGTGCGGCTTTCGAGCTCCGAGCGGAGCCGCCGGTTCTCGCTCGAAAGAAGCTTCTTCTCGAGAGCCTTTTCCACGACCAGGCGCAGTTCATCGACCTTGAAGGGCTTGGTCACGTAGTCGTAGGCGCCTCCCTTCATGGCTTCGATGGCGGTTTCGGTGGTGGCAAATGCAGTGATCATGATGACGACGGTGTCGGGCGCGGAATCCTTGATCTCTCGAAGGAGATCGAGGCCGCCCTTGCCCGGCATCTGCACGTCACTGATCACGACGTCGAAGTCGTCCGCGTCGAGGGCCAGGAGAGCCGTATCGACGTCTCCGGCCGTTACCGCGTCGTATCCCTCGCGTGCAAAGAAGATCTCGAGGAACTCGCGCATGCTGCGCTCGTCATCGACGACGAGGATTCGGGCGGGGTGATCGCTCATGAGTCCAGGGCCTGCAGCGGGAGACGCACTTGAAACTGCGTGCCCGCTCCTTTGCGGCTCTCGATCTGTACGGTGCCCGCGTGGTTCTGGACGATCCGGTGAACCACCGCGAGGCCAAGGCCCGTGCCTTCGCTTCGCGTCGTGAAGAACGGATCGAAGACCCGCTCCAGAACGTCGTGGGGGATCCCCACACCCGTATCCGAGACCACCAATTCCACGACGCCAGACGCCTCCTCCGAGGTGTTTCGGCGCCCGGCGACGCCCTCTTGAGGCTCGCCCCCAGCATCCGCTTCGATCTTTCCCACACACAGCCGAATTCGGCCCGGACCCTCTACCGCATGCTGGGCGTTTCCGAGCAGATTCCAGAGCAATTGCTTCAGCTGCAACGCATCCCCGTCCACCATCGCCGGGGAAGCCACCTCCACCTCGAGCAGGACATCTCGGTCCAGCGCCGTCTCGAAGGCTTCCGCGACTTCTCCTGCGAGCCGTCCGAGATCAAGAGGCTCCATCTTTGCAGGAGCCGGCCGCGCGTACTGGAGAAAGTCCGTGATCAACTGGTTCAAACGCTCGATCTCGCGTAGGACGATTCCCATGAGTCGGCTCTGGTCGGCGCCATCCTCTTCCGGCGGAAGTGTCGACCGCAACATCTCCACCGAGCCGGAGATGGCCGCCAGAGGGTTGCGGATCTCATGGGCGATCGACGCCGAGAGCTGGCCGATTCCCGCCAACCTGGCATTCCGTTCGAGCTCGCCCTCCAGCCGGACCACTTCGGTCACGTCCTGGAAGATCACCACGCAGCCCGAATCCGGAGCATCCTCGTTCTTCAGGCTGGAGATGGCCACCCCCAGGAAACGCTCCTCGCCGTCCGACCTCTCGAATCGGAACCGCGCGCGGCGGCGGCCTGACGAGTCGGACTCGCGCAACACCTCTGCGATTCCCGGCAACACGTCTTCGAGCCGGGCACCCAACGCCTGCTCCGCCGATGTCGCCGTGATCCGTCCTGATTCCGGATTGAATGACGTCACCCGACCCTCGGCATCGGTCGTCAAGACACCACTCGTCAAGCTCTCCACGATCCGCTCATGCAGCGAGCGAAGCTCCGCGAGATCACAGGCACTTGCCTCAAGGCGTTCGTCGGCGATCCGCAGTTCCTGGGCGAGGCCACTGCCGAAAAGCGCAACCAACAACATGGCCCCGGTGTGCGCGCCCCATAGCGTGAACGCGAAATCCGCCGGCGTGGCGGCCAACCCACCCATGGGGAAGCCGATGCCTACCAGGGTGGCCGCACCGAAACCGATGGAGGCGCCACCTGCGGTGCCGTAACCACCCCGCCGGTCGAAGAGCAGTGCTCCGAATACCACCACCGGCAGAAAGAGGAAGCTGAAGATCGATTCGGCACCGCCCGTGAAGATCACAAGGGCCGTCACCAGGCCGAGATCCGCCACCAACTGGACGGCCGCGAAGCGCCGGAGGTTCCGCACGAACGGTAGAAGCGCCGCGTACAACGCCGTCGCGAAGAACGCGACGCCAAGGGTCCCATACAGGCCGAGTTCGGCGACCTCTGTCGTCAGACGGCCTGCCCCGACAAGCGTGAGGGCAAGTGCCAAGGCCCCCACACAGACACCGAGCCGTGCGGCCATCACGCGCAGGACGCGCGCGTGGAGGGCGTCCGCCCCCCGTCGTTCCATGTTCGCGCCTACCTGGCGCCGGCGGCGTGCCAGGAGTTCGCCATGTTAGCCAATGTTCTCGGCGATCTTGAAGATCGGGAGGTACATCGCGATCAACATGCCGCCAATCGTTCCACCGAGGAACACCATCATCAGCGGTTCCAGGAGGGCGGTCAATGCATCGACGGCGTTGTCGACCTCTTCGTCGTAGAAGTCGGCGATCTTTGCAAGCATCGTATCCATCGCACCGGTCGATTCACCGACGGCAATCATCTGGACGACCATGCCGGGGAAGACGCCCGCTTCTTCGAGAGGCTCAGCCATCGTCCGGCCTTCCGAGATCGCCGAGCGCGTCTTCATGATCGCGGTTTCGATCACCAGGTTTCCGGCGGTCTTGGCGCAGATCTCGAGAGCATCGAGGATGGGAACACCACTGGAGACCATGGTGCCGAGCGTTCTCGTGAAACGGGCCACTGCCACCTTTCGAAGGAGAGGCCCGAACACCGGCGTCCGAAGGAAGATGGCGTCCGTCCGGAAGCGGAACTTCGGAAAGCGCTTTCGCGCCTGCATGAAGAGCCATAGGACACCCACGGTTGCGGCCACCATGATCACCAGCCATTCCTGCAGGAACTCACTGATCGTAATGACCATCTGGGTGGGTCCGGGAAGCGCGCCGCCGAAATCCTCGAACATCTTCTGGAAGACCGGGATGACCTTGACCAGCAGCAGCGCAATGACCGCAATCGATACCACCAGCACGGTGGTCGGGTAGACCATCGCGCCCTTCACCTTGCGGCGTAGCGAGTCGGCCTTCTCCAGGTAGACGGCCAGGCGGTTGAGGATCGTGTCGAGGATACCGCCGATCTCGCCTGCGCGAACCAGGTTCACGTAGAGCTTGTCGAAGGTCTTCGGCTGCTTCTCGAGAGCGTCGGCGAACGTCGAGCCCTGCTCCACGTCGACCTTGATCTCGCGCAGGATCGCCTTCATCGTCTTGTTCGGATTCTGGGCGGACAAGATGTCGAGGCATTGGACGAGCGGAAGACCGGCATCGATCATCGTCGCGAACTGTCGCGTGAAGATCACCTGGTCCCGAATCGTCACCTTCGGCTTCAAGAGGTTGATGTTCTCGAGAATGTCCTTGGGCTTTGCCTTTACGGACACGGGCATGATCATCTGCGAGCGCAGCTGTGTCATCACCGCCGCTTCGTTAGCGGCCTCGATCGAGCCCTTCTTGGTACCCCCCTGACGGGTTTGACCTTCCCATACGTAAACAGGCATTGGAGACCCCCTTGCCTAAGCAGCGCCGGCGCGTCGTGCGACCGACCCACCACCGTTGGACATGATCTGACGCAGCTCGTCGGTATCGCCGCTGCGCCCCATTGCATCATCGAGACTGATCATTCGCTTCTGATGCAGCGAAGCGAGCGATTGATTCATCGTCTGCATGCCGAACTTGTCCTGCCCGATCTGCATCTGCGAGTAGATCTGGTGGAGCTTGTCCTCGCGCATCAGATTTCGGATGGCTGAGTTCGGAACCATGATCTCCATGGCCAGCGCCCGGCCCGGCCCGTTCGCGCGCGGAATCAGGGTCTGGCTGACGACGCCCTCGAGCACGAACGAAAGCTGGGCCCGAACCTGGGATTGCTGGTAGGGCGGAAATACGTCGACGATCCGGTTGATCGACTGGACGCACGAGTTCGTATGCAGCGTTGCGAAGGCCAGGTGGCCCGTCTCCGCGACGGTCAAAGCGGCCTCGATGGTTTCGAGGTCTCGCATCTCACCGATCAGCACCACGTCCGGGTCCTGGCGCAAGATGTACTTCAAGGCCTTGGTGAATGAATCGGTATCGGCACCGACTTCTCGCTGATTGACGAGGCAGCCCTTATGGGGATGCAGGTACTCGATCGGATCCTCGACCGTCACGATATGCTCGTTCCGCTCGGTATTGATCTTGTCGAGGATCGTCGCCAGCGTCGTGGACTTTCCCGATCCGGTCGGCCCGGTCACCAGGATCAATCCACGGGGCTTTTGCGCCAGCTCGGAGATGACCTTCGGGAGCCCCAGCTCCTCGAACGACTTGATCTTGTAGGGGATGGCGCGAAACGCACCAGCCACCGCACCGCGCTGCATGAAGACGTTGGCGCGGAACCGCGAGAGCCCCCGAACGCCGAACGAGAGGTCGAGCTCGTTGTTCTCCTCGAAGCGATGCTTCTGGGAGTCCGTCAGAATCGAGTAGCAGAGCTGTTTCGTCTCCGGAGGTGAGAGGGGCGGCATCTTCAACGGATGCAGCTTCCCATCGATTCGAAGCTGAGGCGGCGAGCTGGTCGTGACATGGAGGTCGCTCCCCCCCTTCTCGATCATCGCCTTCAGCAATTGATGCAGGTTCGCCATGGTTCGCTCCTAGAAATCCGCAGCCGAGACCCGATAGACCTCGGGGAGGGTCGTCGTGCCCTCTTTGACCATGTTCAAGGCACTCCGTCGCAAGGTCAGCATCTCGAGGCGAATCGCCTCTCGTTTGAGTTCGGTCGTCGAGGCACCGTTCAAGATGAATTCCTTCAGCTCTTCGCCGATGCGCATGACTTCATAGAGGGCGATCCGCCCCTTGAAACCCGTATCCGAGCAGACGTGACACCCTCGGCCTTTGTTGGCGGTGGTGGAATTCGCCTCGTCCTCCTCCATCCCGGCTTCCATCAGGGCCTCGGCATTCACGTCGGGATCGGGCTCGCTGCACTCGACGCAGATCCGCCGGGCAAGACGCTGGGCGACGATCGCGTTCACGGAAGAAGCGACCAGGAACGGCTCGATGCCCATGTTGAGCAGGCGATTCACGGTCGAAGGCGCGTCGTTGGTATGCAGGGTCGAGAGCACCATGTGACCGGTGAGTGCCGCCTTGACCGCGATCTCTGCGGTCTCGAAATCCCGGATCTCACCGACCATGATGATGTCCGGGTCCTGGCGAAGGAACGAACGCAGCGAGGCCGCGAAGTTGAGACCGATGTCCTCATGCATCTGGACCTGGTTGATGCCGGAGAGGTTGAACTCGACCGGATCCTCTGCAGTGGAGATGTTCTCCGAGCTCTGGTTCAGTTCCGAGAGCGCGGAATACAGGGTGGTCGTCTTACCCGAACCGGTCGGGCCGGTGACCAGTACCATTCCGAATGGCTGGTGAATCGCTTCCTTGAAGACATCGAGTTGTTCTGTTTCGAAGCCCAGCTTGGTCATGTCGAGCTGCAGGTTCGATTTGTCCAGAAGCCGAAGCACGGTCTTCTCACCGAAGAGGGTCGGAAGGACGGAGACGCGATAGTCCATCTCCTTGCCCCGCCCGAGCTTCAGCTTGATGCGTCCATCCTGGGGAAGACGCCGCTCGGCGATATCGAGCTCGGCCATGATCTTCAGGCGTGAGGTGATCGCGTTCCGCAGCTTCATGGGCGGCGTCATGCTTTCGTAGAGCACACCGTCGATGCGGTAGCGAACCCGGAAAGCCTTCTCATAGGGCTCGATGTGGATATCCGACGCACCCTTCTTGATGGCGTCGGTGAGGATCAGGTTCACGAGCTTGACGACGGGCGCGTCCTCGGATTCCTTGGCGAGCTCGAGGACATCGACATCGTCGTCCTCGGAGAGCACCTCGACATCCGAGTCGTCGAAGTCGCCCATGATGTCGTCGATGCTGGCAGTCTTGTCGTAGTGCCGATCGATGGCCCGTTTGATCTGCTCTTCGGACGCGACGACGACTTCGACGTTGTACCCGGTAAGGAACTTGATGTCGTCGATCGCGAAGATGTTCGACGGATCGGCCGTGGCCAGGATCAGCGTCGAGCCGGCGCGGTTCACCGGCAGCACGTTGTGCTTGAGGGCGACTTCTTCTGGGATCAACTGGATCACGGCCGGGTCGACATCGAACTCCTCGAGGTCGATGTCCGGCACACCATATTGCGACGCCACGAAGCCGGAGAGTTCGTTCTCCTGCAGGAAGCCGAGCTTGGTGATCTGGGCTCCGAGGCGGCCACCATGGTCCCGCGCCTCTGCGCGCGCCTTTTTCAGCTGCTCGGTGGTAAGCAGGCTCTCCTTGACCAGGAGCTCGCCGATCCGCTCGTTCAACCCAGATTCTCCCCTCGGGTCCGCGAGCTTCCAACGCCGGCGAGGACTTGGCCCCCTCCCCTGCACGTGCGAAACCCCTGCGAACCCGCCCGGTTATCGGCGGGACTCCGAGGGATCTTTACTCCGGGGCGCCACCCGCGGGGGCCGTGTCATCGCCACCTTCGGCGCCAGCCATCGCCTCGTCTAGCCGCGTACCGCGGAAGCGGAGTACAGCGAGGCCCAGAGCCGTCAGGCTCACCCAGAAGAGCGCGTGGGCCAGGGTGCCAAGAGCCAGCGCGAGCTCCTCGGAGACCCCGAGGGGAACGAGGGCCGCCCGGCAAGCCGCGTGATACGTGCCGGCGAAGCCCGGGGCCGAAGGCAGGGCCACGGCTGCGCCCACCCAGACCATCAGTGTCCAGCTGGCCTGGAGATCCGGCCACAGCCCCCCGAGATCGATGCCAAAGGCCCGGAGCGCGGCGTAGTAAGGAATGATGTTGATCAGGACCCAGAAAGTCACCGAGTGGAACAAGACCCAGAAGAGGTCCTTGCCGTTGCGCATTCCCCGGAGCCCGTGCGCAATCTGGTCGAGTAGCCCACAGATCCGATCGGTGAGCCCCTGCGGAGCCCAGCCAAGCCCCCAGCGGACCAGACCGATGAAGAAATCCGGGGCCTGACGCAGGGCAATGACGCCCAACAGGGGCACGGAGGCCACGATGGAGAGAGCGACCAGCGCCTGGCGGCCGTCCAGACCGGACGCCTCGGCACCCTGGCTGCCCAACACGATCGCCGCGAGCCCCAACAAACCGATGGCGTCGATCACGCGCTCGACGATCACGCTGCCGAAGATCGCCGCGCCGGACATGCCCGTCTCTCGGGCGAGAAACCACGAACGAGCCAACTCGCCCAGCCGAAATGGGAACAGGTTGTTCGCCATGTAGCCGACGGCGGTGGCACGAAAGAGCGTGCCGGTCTCGATCTCGCCGAAGGCGCGAAGCAGATGGCGCCAGCGCAACGCCCGGCTCCAGGTGCAGAGCACATAGCCGACGGCCGAGGGCAGCAGCAGCCAGGCGAGATCCACCCGGGCCATTTCCGCCACAAGTACCGGGAAATCGACGCCCCGAAAAGCGAAGACCAGAGCCGCAGCGGTGATCGCGAAACCGACCCACAAGCGGGGATCGGCCCAGCGCCGTCGGGCGGCACCGGTGGACGGGTTGGAATCGCTCATTCCCTGCCCAGGCGCTCCCGCGCCGCCTCCGCGTCGCGGCCGATCTGTGCCCTCAGAGCGTCCACATCCGGGAACTTCTCTTCACCGCGTAGAAAGTGCTCGAAGCTCAGGTCGATGCGACGACCGTAGACGTCGGTGTCGAAATCGAGCACGTGGGCTTCTGCCAGCACCGGATCGTCGTCCTTGAACGTCGGGCGACGCCCGACGTTCACGACCGCGGGATAGACCTTCCCGGCTGCTGGCTCTCCCCCATCCAGAAAGGACACGTGGCCCGCATACACGCCGGATGCGGGCAGGATCTCGCTCTCAGGATCCAGGTTCAGGGTTGGAAACCCGATGCTCCGGCCACGCCGGTCGCCCTCCACCACGCGGCCGCGCGCAGCGTAGGGCCGATCGAGCAGGAGAGCCGCGTCCTCCACCTTTCCCTCCTCCAACAACCCACGAATCCGGGTTGAATTGACATCCAGGTCTCTCACCGTGACCTCGGGAATGATCGTCACCGCGAAGCCCAGGCGCGGGCCCAATTCGGTGAGGGTCCGCATCGACCCTTCGCGGTCGCGACCGTAGTGGAAGTCATAGCCGACGTAGACCTCCCGGGGCCCGATGCGCTCATGGAGGATTCCCCGCACGAAACGCTCTGCGGGGAGCCGGGCGAACTCCAGGGTGAAGGGCTCGACGATCACCACATCGACGCCCTGGGCCTCGAGCAGCTCGAGCTTCTGCTCCAACGTCGTGAGCAGCCTCGGCGCCTGATCCGGGCGGAGGACCTTTCGCGGATGGGGTTCGAAGGTGTAGACGACGGCCGGGCCGCCAAGACTCCCGGCCCGGTCGATCACCGTATCCATGATCGCCCGGTGCCCCAGGTGGAGACCATCGAAATTGCCGACCGTCAGCGCTGAGCCAACGAGCGGATCTCCAACGTTCTCACTGCCTCGAACCACCCGCAATCGCTAGACTCCCGCGCCGGATGCCTACCCTCTGGCGCTATACCGCTGTCCGCTTCCTCACGGCCTTTGCCGGATCACTCGTGATTCTGGCGCTCGTTCTGCTGGTCGTCGACATGTTGCTGAATCTCGGCGATGTGATCGAGGCCGAGAGCGGCTTTCTGGGCGCGATCGGATTGCTCCTCCAGCGCACCACAGCCACCTACCTCCCCTACCTGATCCCGGTCTCGACGTTCACCGCGGTCCTGTTCTCCGTAGGTCAGGCAGCTCGCCACCGCGAGATCGTCGCCGCGAAGGCGGGAGGCGTCTCTCCCCTTCGGGCCCTCCTGCCCATCTTCGCGATCTCGGCAGGCATCGCCCTGTTTTCTTTCATCCTGAACGAGACCGTCACCCTTCGAGCCGCCAGCGCCATGAATGCGAGTACCGGATCCTCGGTCGGCGAGGTCACCTTGAGATCCGGCTCGATCTGGTATCACACGGGCAAGATGATCTACAACATCCGAGACCCGCGCCCTGAAGGCCAGACGGTCCTCGACGTGCGGGTCTTCGAACGAGACGAGGCCGGCCGCCTCGTCCGGCTCATCCACGCCCGCGAAGCGGAGCGCCTGGCGCCCCATGAATGGCGTTTCGTCGGAGCCACGATTCGGAGCTTCGACCCGGTCGATGCCAAGAATCCGCCGATCGTCGAACGGGCCGAGGAGATCGTCCTCGAACTGGGAGAAGACCGGACACCCCACCTCCAACAGGCCGAGCTCGTGGTCTTGCCCCTCGCCACGCTCGCGGAGTACGTGAGCGACGTTCTCAGCGAGGGCGGCAACGCGGGACGCGCACGATCGCTCCTTCACAGCCGGCTTACGATTCCATTCCTGGTGCTCCTGTTCGCCCTCCTCGCCGTGCCGCTTGCTCTCTCCGTGGAGCAGACCCGGAGCCTTGCCATGCCTGCCCTCCAGGGCGTGGGCCTGCTCTTCATCTTCCTGCTGCTGCGAGAATACAGCGCAAGCTTCGGAGCCCGCGGAGAGCTCTCCGCCGCCCTCGCGCCCTGGATCACCCTGCTCGTCTTCTTCGCCCTCGGAGGCTGGCGCCTCTCCCGCGTCCACCAATAGGGGGGGCCGCTTCGCTTCTCCTTGCGGATCGCGGGGCGGGGCACAGGTCGGGTGGAAATAAAGCGCAGGCAGAGGCGACTTCCAGCGTGTGCTCGTTCGCTAGCGGCGAAAGCCGCGTAAGCGAACCTGCAACGAGCCCCTACGCGGCCACCCGATCCCCGGCCGAGCCATTCCACCCGACCTGTGCCCAGCCCCGGCGACTCCCGTCCTCGCGTGAGAAGCGAAGCAGCGTCGAGTG
This sequence is a window from bacterium. Protein-coding genes within it:
- a CDS encoding prepilin-type N-terminal cleavage/methylation domain-containing protein; translation: MIRRRGDLRMNRREAGFTMLELLLVMGIAAVVISMGVTSWRQTQQNNKTKFMARQIAGAFELARTHAIQEESVYGVYVNIGAPRNRDLCGTVLPANQPIIVFLDNVTQNCCIDAGETQVNFPEDTAVATSLAWGATWAAAPVPTDQGSTPANMAAGTTYPFIGAGTAPLVLMRPDGVPVLPDNVCNQGNVGTGTGGFYLTTNTTTAAQARDFSVVISPLGATRIHSFERGSATWTN
- a CDS encoding sigma-54-dependent Fis family transcriptional regulator, whose amino-acid sequence is MSDHPARILVVDDERSMREFLEIFFAREGYDAVTAGDVDTALLALDADDFDVVISDVQMPGKGGLDLLREIKDSAPDTVVIMITAFATTETAIEAMKGGAYDYVTKPFKVDELRLVVEKALEKKLLSSENRRLRSELESRTRPRTMVGTSYAIQQVYQLVAQVAPTKTNVLISGESGTGKELVARAIHDQSDRGEHPFVAVNCGAIPENLLESELFGHVKGAFTGAVENRAGLFESAEKGTIFLDEIGEIPLPLQVKLLRVIQDRKVRRVGDSTDEPVDVRIVAATNRDLQEEVVAGRFREDLFYRLNVIQVHLPPLRERMEDVPLLVQHFVAKFALELDRPVDRIGDDAMALIQNYAFPGNVRELENTIERAVALSQGGTVHSDVLPPAILTPRSAPEASSRLPEEGGDLDGMLAQVERELLREALGRTGGVKKKAAMLLGVSFRSFRYRLEKLGLDDSP
- a CDS encoding PAS domain S-box protein — encoded protein: MERRGADALHARVLRVMAARLGVCVGALALALTLVGAGRLTTEVAELGLYGTLGVAFFATALYAALLPFVRNLRRFAAVQLVADLGLVTALVIFTGGAESIFSFLFLPVVVFGALLFDRRGGYGTAGGASIGFGAATLVGIGFPMGGLAATPADFAFTLWGAHTGAMLLVALFGSGLAQELRIADERLEASACDLAELRSLHERIVESLTSGVLTTDAEGRVTSFNPESGRITATSAEQALGARLEDVLPGIAEVLRESDSSGRRRARFRFERSDGEERFLGVAISSLKNEDAPDSGCVVIFQDVTEVVRLEGELERNARLAGIGQLSASIAHEIRNPLAAISGSVEMLRSTLPPEEDGADQSRLMGIVLREIERLNQLITDFLQYARPAPAKMEPLDLGRLAGEVAEAFETALDRDVLLEVEVASPAMVDGDALQLKQLLWNLLGNAQHAVEGPGRIRLCVGKIEADAGGEPQEGVAGRRNTSEEASGVVELVVSDTGVGIPHDVLERVFDPFFTTRSEGTGLGLAVVHRIVQNHAGTVQIESRKGAGTQFQVRLPLQALDS
- a CDS encoding HAMP domain-containing protein, whose product is MMATARPTTASSLGLRSEVLLSLGLVMLLATIVLVAVFVTHHEGSLERVLGRSLLAEAARPAAPFDAVVAGTEWWSLGADGRARTRGPVAGEIDETTLALAEQVRSEGVPLLQLGRLGGRIRFAAPLDNGGVAMARLPEHASFQLRSAPLTVVATLGFVNVAIFTAFGSWLLRRRLIRPLEDVARAAVAIGQGEEEVRAPEEGPQEVAAVGRSLNEMTEALQERSGELEKAITDLRGANRELRRTREGLDRAERLASVGRLAAGVAHEVGNPIGAMLAFIDLAARDAALGEGSREHLRRAGSEGERVRIILRQLLDFSRPQRSTPRPMEFAEIARETLVLVSAGRRHHHIAFSQSQEGELPLVSADASTVTQILLNLLLNAAHAVGDREGARVELLLRPAPLVARGEEGIEGAFGRARLDAVECLVCDDGCGIPEKDRERIFDPFYTTKPPGEGTGLGLANSARLAEELGGVVECVTPPEGFATAMALRLPVVEREEGREVREPPRV
- a CDS encoding type II secretion system F family protein, with protein sequence MPVYVWEGQTRQGGTKKGSIEAANEAAVMTQLRSQMIMPVSVKAKPKDILENINLLKPKVTIRDQVIFTRQFATMIDAGLPLVQCLDILSAQNPNKTMKAILREIKVDVEQGSTFADALEKQPKTFDKLYVNLVRAGEIGGILDTILNRLAVYLEKADSLRRKVKGAMVYPTTVLVVSIAVIALLLVKVIPVFQKMFEDFGGALPGPTQMVITISEFLQEWLVIMVAATVGVLWLFMQARKRFPKFRFRTDAIFLRTPVFGPLLRKVAVARFTRTLGTMVSSGVPILDALEICAKTAGNLVIETAIMKTRSAISEGRTMAEPLEEAGVFPGMVVQMIAVGESTGAMDTMLAKIADFYDEEVDNAVDALTALLEPLMMVFLGGTIGGMLIAMYLPIFKIAENIG